In Chloroflexia bacterium SDU3-3, one DNA window encodes the following:
- a CDS encoding glycosyltransferase: protein MHPLDPAQPSYGYAAADPSAPPAVSVITPYYNTGPIFLETARSLLRQSLQQWEWIIVNDGTSDPAALRALLPFRSADARIRVVDQPNGGLPAARNAGAALARADLLFFLDSDDLLAPTALEKLAWSLASHPGSAFATGWSATFGHKNFLWPRGFETRYAFLHENMTSPQVMVRRSSFDTAGGFDAARRKGMEDYEFWLRCASKGMWGHDVHEYLIWVRSKAPETYTSYRWSFQDDPGALAAFNREMRARYPQLYRHGLPRVGGAGGGLLGTYAPIDDTLPLRNPLAARPGQRRILLLMPWARIGGADRFALDMAAGLVARGDLVSVALLRDEPHTLMDELLQITPDVFNLAAFLTPADFPRFLRYLIESRQITTVVLANSLLAYQLLPYLRAHCPGVAMVDYLHMEEEGWRDGGLPRAGIDHEDYLDLHIVASQHLGRWMAARGARPERTEVCTINIDEQLWQQQPGQAQAVRAELGLPSETALLLFPARLVAQKRPRLMAEIVRRLRERGANLVCLAAGGGEDSGWLRRYVRTHRLQQHLRLLGPQPSARVRALMDAADIVLLPSEQEGIALALYEAMAMGAVPVAAQVGGQAELVTPECGVLIAQGEGELAAYVEAIEQLIASPQRRAAMAQAGRARIEAHFSHQAMLSRMQALFDQAAALAQADPRPPVSAGQGHAAAALAIEHHQLESRLRGLPPVRLALRLRQSPIGGLAGAAAHIRSGIEQIDRTSYMLRRAAAARLRRLRGAVR from the coding sequence ATGCACCCCCTCGACCCAGCCCAGCCCAGCTACGGCTACGCCGCCGCCGACCCGAGCGCGCCGCCTGCGGTGAGCGTCATCACCCCCTACTACAACACCGGCCCCATATTCTTGGAGACAGCGCGCTCGCTGCTGCGCCAGTCGCTGCAGCAGTGGGAGTGGATCATCGTCAACGATGGGACGAGCGACCCCGCAGCGCTGCGGGCGCTGCTGCCCTTCCGCAGCGCCGACGCGCGCATCCGCGTGGTAGACCAGCCCAACGGCGGGCTGCCCGCCGCGCGCAACGCCGGGGCGGCGCTGGCGCGGGCCGACCTGCTGTTCTTCCTCGACAGCGACGACCTGCTGGCCCCCACCGCGCTGGAGAAGCTGGCCTGGTCGCTGGCATCGCACCCCGGCAGCGCCTTCGCCACGGGCTGGAGCGCGACCTTCGGCCATAAGAACTTCCTGTGGCCGCGCGGCTTCGAGACGCGCTACGCCTTCCTGCACGAGAACATGACCAGCCCGCAGGTGATGGTGCGCCGCAGCAGCTTCGACACGGCGGGCGGCTTCGACGCGGCGCGCCGCAAGGGCATGGAGGACTACGAGTTCTGGCTGCGCTGCGCATCCAAGGGCATGTGGGGCCACGATGTGCACGAGTACCTGATCTGGGTGCGCAGCAAGGCCCCCGAGACCTACACCAGCTACCGCTGGAGCTTCCAGGATGACCCCGGCGCGCTGGCCGCCTTCAACCGCGAGATGCGCGCGCGCTACCCGCAGCTCTACCGCCACGGCCTGCCCCGCGTGGGCGGCGCGGGCGGCGGCCTGCTGGGCACCTACGCGCCGATCGACGACACGCTGCCGCTGCGCAACCCGCTGGCCGCGCGGCCTGGCCAGCGGCGCATCCTGCTGCTGATGCCGTGGGCCAGGATCGGCGGGGCCGACCGCTTTGCGCTGGACATGGCGGCGGGCCTGGTGGCGCGGGGCGATCTGGTGAGCGTGGCGCTGCTGCGCGATGAGCCGCACACGCTGATGGACGAGCTGCTGCAGATCACGCCCGATGTCTTCAACCTGGCCGCATTCCTCACCCCCGCCGACTTCCCGCGCTTCCTGCGCTATCTGATCGAGTCGCGCCAGATCACCACGGTGGTGCTGGCCAACAGCCTGCTGGCCTACCAGCTGCTGCCCTACTTGCGCGCCCACTGCCCCGGCGTGGCGATGGTGGACTACCTGCATATGGAGGAGGAGGGCTGGCGCGATGGCGGGCTGCCCCGCGCTGGGATCGACCACGAGGACTATCTAGACCTGCACATCGTGGCCTCGCAGCACCTGGGGCGCTGGATGGCGGCGCGCGGCGCGCGGCCCGAGCGCACCGAGGTCTGCACGATCAACATCGACGAGCAGCTGTGGCAGCAGCAGCCAGGCCAGGCCCAGGCGGTGCGCGCCGAGCTGGGGCTACCCAGCGAGACCGCGCTGCTGCTCTTCCCGGCGCGGCTGGTGGCCCAGAAGCGCCCTCGGCTGATGGCCGAGATCGTGCGGCGGCTGCGCGAGCGCGGGGCCAATCTGGTGTGCCTAGCGGCAGGCGGCGGCGAGGACAGCGGCTGGCTGCGGCGCTATGTGCGCACGCACCGCCTACAGCAGCACCTACGGCTGCTCGGCCCGCAGCCCTCGGCGCGGGTGCGCGCCCTGATGGACGCCGCCGATATCGTGCTGCTGCCATCCGAGCAGGAGGGCATCGCGCTGGCGCTCTACGAGGCCATGGCCATGGGCGCGGTGCCGGTGGCCGCCCAGGTCGGCGGCCAGGCCGAGCTAGTCACTCCCGAGTGCGGCGTGCTGATCGCGCAGGGCGAGGGCGAGCTGGCAGCCTATGTGGAGGCCATCGAGCAGCTGATCGCATCGCCCCAGCGGCGCGCCGCCATGGCCCAGGCCGGGCGGGCGCGGATCGAGGCCCACTTCAGCCACCAGGCCATGCTCAGCCGCATGCAGGCGCTCTTCGACCAGGCCGCCGCCCTGGCCCAGGCCGACCCGCGCCCGCCGGTGAGCGCGGGCCAGGGCCACGCCGCCGCCGCGCTGGCCATCGAGCACCACCAGCTGGAATCCAGGCTGCGCGGGCTGCCCCCGGTGCGGCTGGCCCTGCGCCTGCGCCAGTCGCCTATCGGCGGCCTCGCGGGGGCGGCGGCGCACATCCGCAGCGGCATCGAGCAGATCGACCGGACATCCTACATGCTTCGCAGGGCCGCAGCCGCCAGGCTGCGCAGGCTGCGCGGCGCTGTGCGATAG
- a CDS encoding glycosyltransferase family 2 protein, with amino-acid sequence MISNHTRSDLPEKSKPVLSIIIPCYNEEPTLVKILDAVRAVDIDKEIIAVDDNSSDQTYRLLQQQAEQDPSFKVVHHTKNMGKGAAVRSGLAQASGQIVLIQDADLEYDPQDYYELVRPIMDGKVDVVFGSRFMGRHTGMYFWNALGNKGLTFLTNFLFNAWISDMETCYKAMRTEIMKSLKLESNDFRLEPEITAKILRKGYRIYEVPISYLGRTYEEGKKMRPSQGFYAILALLRYRFLK; translated from the coding sequence ATGATATCAAATCATACCCGCAGCGATCTGCCAGAAAAATCGAAGCCGGTACTCAGTATTATTATCCCCTGCTATAACGAAGAGCCAACACTCGTCAAGATCCTTGACGCGGTGCGGGCGGTCGATATCGATAAAGAGATCATTGCCGTTGATGACAACTCGTCCGACCAGACCTACCGCCTGCTGCAGCAGCAGGCCGAGCAGGACCCATCGTTCAAAGTCGTGCACCACACCAAAAACATGGGCAAGGGCGCGGCGGTGCGCAGCGGCCTGGCGCAGGCCAGCGGCCAGATCGTGCTGATCCAAGACGCCGACCTTGAGTACGACCCGCAGGACTACTACGAGCTGGTGCGCCCGATCATGGATGGCAAGGTGGATGTGGTGTTCGGCAGCCGGTTCATGGGCCGCCACACCGGCATGTACTTCTGGAATGCGCTGGGCAACAAGGGCCTGACCTTCCTCACCAACTTCCTGTTCAACGCCTGGATCTCGGACATGGAGACCTGCTACAAGGCCATGCGCACCGAGATCATGAAGAGCCTGAAGCTAGAGAGCAACGACTTCCGGCTGGAGCCGGAGATCACCGCCAAGATTCTGCGCAAGGGCTACCGCATCTACGAGGTGCCGATCAGCTACCTGGGCCGCACCTACGAGGAGGGTAAGAAGATGCGCCCCAGCCAGGGCTTCTACGCCATCCTCGCGCTGCTGCGCTACCGCTTTCTGAAGTAG
- a CDS encoding NAD-dependent epimerase/dehydratase family protein, translating to MYVLITGSSGQIGTNLALRLMDLGHQVFGVDKRQNTWTDRIPTLLQDLSAPLRDFSGGIGSVPYPKVDVVIHLAANAKVHELVQFPHRAMENISLTFNVLEFCRHNQLPIIFSSSREVYGDIHRYITEEKEADFAFTESPYSASKIAGEALVYSYARCYDLPYLVFRFSNVYGRYDNDIERMERVIPLFIRNMARGEPVTVYGSEKTLDFTYVDDCVSGIVAGAERLVAGSLRDQTINLAYGEGNTLVQMAEYIAAALGVPPNILVEPSKRVGEVTHYVADISKAHQLLGYQPQVPLAEGIRRAVAWSQRFGRP from the coding sequence ATGTACGTGCTTATCACTGGCTCTAGCGGCCAGATCGGAACCAACCTGGCGCTGCGGCTGATGGACCTGGGGCACCAGGTTTTTGGCGTAGACAAGCGGCAGAACACCTGGACCGACCGCATCCCCACGCTGCTGCAGGATCTCTCGGCCCCGCTCCGCGACTTCAGCGGCGGCATCGGCAGCGTGCCCTACCCCAAGGTGGATGTGGTCATCCACCTAGCGGCCAATGCCAAGGTGCACGAGCTGGTGCAGTTTCCCCACCGCGCCATGGAGAACATCTCGCTCACCTTCAACGTGCTGGAGTTCTGCCGCCACAATCAGCTGCCGATCATCTTCTCCTCCTCGCGCGAGGTCTACGGCGACATCCACCGCTACATCACCGAGGAAAAAGAGGCCGACTTCGCCTTCACCGAAAGCCCCTACTCGGCCTCCAAGATCGCAGGCGAGGCCCTGGTCTACTCGTATGCGCGCTGCTACGACCTGCCCTACCTGGTGTTCCGCTTCTCGAACGTCTACGGGCGCTACGACAACGACATCGAGCGCATGGAGCGGGTCATCCCGCTGTTCATCCGCAATATGGCGCGCGGCGAGCCGGTGACGGTGTACGGCAGCGAGAAGACGCTCGACTTCACCTACGTGGATGACTGCGTCAGCGGGATCGTGGCCGGGGCCGAGCGGCTGGTGGCTGGCAGCCTGCGCGATCAGACAATCAATCTGGCCTACGGCGAGGGCAACACCCTGGTGCAAATGGCCGAGTATATCGCCGCCGCGCTCGGCGTGCCGCCCAACATCTTGGTGGAGCCATCCAAGCGCGTGGGCGAGGTCACACACTACGTGGCCGACATCAGCAAGGCCCACCAGCTGCTGGGCTACCAGCCCCAGGTGCCCCTGGCCGAGGGCATCCGGCGCGCGGTGGCGTGGAGCCAGCGCTTCGGCAGGCCCTAG
- a CDS encoding glycosyltransferase family 2 protein, producing MSETRQPPQVAVIIPCYNHARTLPATVASVVGQTYPSWEIIIIDDGSADGSAQVAEQLIERFSTRCIRLIQQPNGGQGAARNRGIAATSAPYILPLDADDLIDAHTLERMVALIEADSTCGFVTANARFFGEETGIWSGGEPSLERMRFDCRTTISALFRRQAWAAVCGFDEDRAAQGYEDWDFWLRLIEGGWHGTHLPAMLIWYRRSASGQLTRATREDLRFRAQMVHRHPTLYPPAFRPWAMAVLGGWPSHSAARWWGWYAWYSALVGRHAPHELPKTLLRPAFKAIGPHAQMYARRLAQAIGVSRRA from the coding sequence ATGAGCGAAACTCGGCAGCCGCCGCAGGTGGCGGTGATCATCCCCTGCTACAACCACGCCCGCACGCTCCCCGCCACGGTGGCAAGCGTGGTGGGACAGACCTACCCCAGCTGGGAGATCATCATCATCGATGATGGTAGCGCCGATGGCTCGGCCCAGGTTGCCGAGCAGCTGATCGAGCGCTTTTCCACGCGCTGCATACGCCTCATCCAGCAGCCAAACGGCGGGCAGGGGGCCGCGCGCAATCGCGGCATCGCCGCCACCAGCGCGCCCTACATTCTGCCGCTCGACGCCGACGACCTGATCGACGCCCACACGCTTGAGCGCATGGTCGCGCTGATCGAGGCGGACAGCACATGCGGCTTTGTCACCGCCAACGCCCGCTTCTTCGGCGAGGAGACGGGCATATGGTCGGGTGGCGAGCCAAGCCTTGAGCGCATGCGCTTCGACTGCCGCACCACGATCTCCGCCCTCTTCCGCAGGCAGGCGTGGGCAGCGGTGTGCGGGTTCGACGAGGATCGCGCGGCGCAAGGCTACGAGGACTGGGACTTCTGGCTGCGCCTGATCGAAGGGGGCTGGCATGGCACACACCTCCCCGCCATGCTTATCTGGTATCGCCGCAGCGCCAGCGGCCAGCTGACCCGCGCAACCCGCGAGGATCTGCGATTCCGCGCCCAGATGGTGCACAGGCACCCCACGCTCTACCCCCCGGCATTTCGCCCCTGGGCCATGGCCGTGCTCGGCGGCTGGCCCAGCCACAGCGCCGCGCGCTGGTGGGGGTGGTATGCCTGGTACAGCGCACTGGTGGGCCGCCACGCCCCGCACGAGCTGCCCAAGACCCTGCTGCGCCCCGCGTTTAAGGCCATCGGGCCGCACGCCCAGATGTATGCGCGACGGCTCGCCCAGGCCATCGGGGTTAGCCGCAGAGCCTAG